In Seonamhaeicola sp. S2-3, the genomic window CTAACAGTTTTACGCTCACAGAAACACTTTCAGCAGATTATGACATGAAGTTTTTCTCACCATGGGATAATGATTTCGGTTCTGAATCTCCAAACGAGCTATCTGGAACAATTACCAATGGTGGTGGTTCTAACATAAGAAATATATCTACAGGTGGCACTTATACAATTACAACTACGATAAGTGACGATTACGCAACAGGTACCTACGAATTTGTAGCCCAATAAAAAACGATAATAACGATGAACATTAGTATAAATAGCACAAACATGAAATTAATTTTAATTCTTCTAACTTTTTTAGGAGTAGCACAAGGATGCGATGATACAGACAACACGTATTACCCTCCTCCAGAGCAATCAGAAGTGGGAGCAAAATACTATTTAACCACACCAGATCAGTCCAATTTATTAGCATTACAGACAAACAATATATTTCCATTAACCGATAATAACAATTTTACAATAAGTGTTTCTGAAAGTACCACCTATCAAGAAATGGATGGGTTTGGGTATACATTAACAGGAGGAAGTGCTGCGTTAATTAATGGTATGTCTACTTCTGCAAAAGAAAGCTTATTACAAGAGCTTTTTGGCACAGGTGAAAACAGTATCGGAGTCAACTATTTAAGAATTAGTATTGGATCCTCAGACTTAGATGCCACAACCTTTAGTTACAACGATTTACCTGCTGGACAAACCGATGAAGATTTAACTAACTTTTCATTGCAACCAGATATGGCTAATCTTATTCCCTTGTTAAAAGATATTACAGCCATAAATCCAAATATAAAAATTTTAGGTTCACCTTGGTCTGCTCCAACTTGGATGAAAACAAACGGCTCAACTATAGGAGGCGAACTCTTACCTCAATATTATGACACCTACGCGAACTACTTTGTAAAGTACATCCAAGGCATGGCTGCAGAAGATATTACTATTGATGCCATCACCATTCAAAACGAACCTGAGAATCCATATAACAACCCAAGTATGGTGATGACTGCAGAACAGCAAAAAACCTTTATTCGCGATTATTTAGGACCAACATTTCAAGCAGAAAACATTGCCACTAAAATCATTCTGTTTGATCATAACTTAGATCACCCTGAATATCCGATTTCAATTTTAAATGATGCGGCTACTAAAAGTTATATCGACGGTTCTGCGTTTCACTTATACGAAGGTAAAATCGATAATATGTCTTTAGTTCACAATGCGCATCCTGATAAAAATGTTTATTTCACAGAACAATGGATTCAAGCGCCTGGAGATTTTTATTCAGATATAAGATGGCATATTAGAGAATTAATTGTTGGAGCACCAAGAAACTGGAGTAAAACTGTTTTAGAATGGAATTTAGCTGCAGATCCAAATAATAATCCACATACAGACGGTGGATGCACCGAATGCTTAGGCGCCATTACCATTGACGGAAATACTGTAGAAAGAAATCCTGCTTATTACATTATTGCTCATGCCTCAAAATTTGTTCCGGCTGGTTCTGTTAGAATAGAATCTAATTATTCTACAGAATTCCCAAATGTTGCTTATAAAACGCCTGAAGACAACATTGTGGTCATTGTATTAAATAACTCTGATACACAAAAAACATTTAACCTAAACACACCTCAAGAACCCATTACAGCGATACTACCAGCTGGATCTGTTGGAACCTTCGTATGGTAAACTAAAGACACTACTTAATGATGATAAAAAAATTCATACTCGGCTTAACCGGAATCCTACTAGCTTCATGCGCTAACAACGTAGATAGTACTAAAACAAACTCAAACACAGAATCCAAAACTAAGAACAGTGAGGTTTTTACACCAACACAAGCCACACTGTATACCACGGCAGAAAACACAACATTACGATTATCCAACCAAGGAGTATCATCATTTACCGAAGCCACACAGCCATTAGAAACCGATATTGCTGTATTTGTAAATCCTAATAAAAGTTTTCAATCCTTTATTGGTATTGGTGGCGCAATCACAGATGCTTCTGCTGAAGTCTTTGCTAAATTAAGTGCTGATAAACAAAACGAATTGCTTAACGCGTATTATAGTGAAGATGGTATTAATTACAACATCATTAGAACCAGTATACACAGCAGTGATTTTGGCTCTAAAAGTTATACATACATTGAAGAAGGAGATGCCGATTTAAATACATTTTCTATTGAAGCCGATCGAAAATTTAGAATTCCTATGATAAAAAGAGCAACGGCATTAATCGGTGACGATTTAATATTTTACGCTAGTCCGTGGAGTCCTCCTGCTTTTATGAAAACCAATAAAAACATGCTTCAAGGTGGAAAATTACTACCAGAATACAATCAAAACTGGGCTAATTATTACGTGAAATTCATAGAAGCTTATGAAGCTGAAGGAATACCTGTTTGGGGAGTCACTCTTCAGAATGAACCAATGGCAACCCAACGTTGGGAATCTTGTATCTATACAGCTGAAGAAGAACGCGATTTTCTAAAAAATTATTTAGGCCCAACATTTGAAAAAGCCGGCTTAGGAGATAAAAATATTGTGGTTTGGGATCATAACAGAGATTTAATCTCACATCGTGCTAACGTTATTTTTGAAGATCCTGAAGCTTCTAAATACGCTTGGGGAATTGGATTTCACTGGTATGAAACTTGGACAGGCGGAGACGCTAAATATGACAACCTAAGGAGTATTAACGAATCCTTTCCAGATAAAAATTTATTATTTACAGAAGGATGTCAAGAAAAATTTGACGCTACAGCGTACCAAAGATGGTCTAACGCTGAACGTTACGGCAACTCTATGATTAACGATTTTAATCATGGCACAGTAGGTTGGACCGATTGGAATATACTATTAGATCATACTGGCGGACCTAACCATGTTCAAAACTTCTGTTTTGCACCAATCCATGCAGATACTAGAACTAACGAACTGATTTATACACCTACCTATTATTATATAGGTCATTTTTCAAAATTCATTCAACCTGGCGCAAAACGTATTAGCACTACTACCAGTAGAAGTACTATTGAAAGTACTTCATTTCAAAATCCTGATGGCAAAATTGTAACTGTTGTCATGAATAAAACAGAAGCACCTATTGACTATAAGCTAATCGTAGGCACACATGAAATTACATATAAAATTCTGCCCCATGCAATTCAATCTCTAATTTATTAATTATTAAATCACATAATTATGAAAAATAATTACGTTAATTATTTGGTGGCTTTTTTTGTATTGCTATCATATCAGACTTTTTCACAAGTAGATGTCACCTTTAAAGTTGATATGTCTGCGGAGACAGTGAGTGCAGACGGAGTGCATGTTGTAGGATCTATAAACGGATGGAATACCACAAGCAATCCACTTACACAAGAGGGATCTACAAGTATTTATTCTGCCACGATACAAGTCAATCCTGGTTGGCATGAATTTAAATATTTAAATGGTAATGCTTGGGGAACAGAAGAAACCGCAAATTTACCATGTGCTGCGTCAAATGGTAACAGATTTCTCTATATTAACGAGTCGGGTGAAGCTGTAAATTTAACTCCAGTGCCATTTGGTGGATGTAATGACGCCTCTACAGGGTTTACTACAACATTTAATATTGATTTATCTAGTGAATCTTCCATATCCGAAAATGGAGTTCATATGGCAGGATCATTAAATGGTTGGTCTACAGATAATTTACAGCTTATTAACCATACAGGAAGTATTTACAGTGTTGAACTTAGATTACCCACTCCATCAGATTACCCAGTAACTTACGAATATAAATACCTTAATGGTAATGTTTGGGGAACAGATGAAACACCAGATGCGTCATGTGAATATGTTGCAGAAAACAACAGACTCATCACTGTAACTAGTTCGGGAAGCGTAATAAATGATGTCTTTAATGCTTGCAGTACCGTACTAGGTTTAGAGACTGTGAATGGTACAAACCCTTTACGATTAGTATACCATAAAAACACCAGATCGATTGAATTCTTAAATTTAGATACTACATCTAATATCACTTCCATACGCGTATTCGATATAAATGGCAGGCTCATTAAAAACATGCAGCAAGTAGAAACACTTTCAGACGAAAGTATAAGCTTTCAGTCGGATACAAATGGTATTTATTTTGTCCAGATTACTAATAATTCTTCGTCGACTGTTCAAAAAATTATAGTGTACTAAAATAAAACGAATCAACCCCAAAAGTTGTGTGTAGACTGTGTAAATAGTTTAATTGTTGCCTTAAAATACAACGTATTGAAA contains:
- a CDS encoding glycoside hydrolase family 30 beta sandwich domain-containing protein; protein product: MKLILILLTFLGVAQGCDDTDNTYYPPPEQSEVGAKYYLTTPDQSNLLALQTNNIFPLTDNNNFTISVSESTTYQEMDGFGYTLTGGSAALINGMSTSAKESLLQELFGTGENSIGVNYLRISIGSSDLDATTFSYNDLPAGQTDEDLTNFSLQPDMANLIPLLKDITAINPNIKILGSPWSAPTWMKTNGSTIGGELLPQYYDTYANYFVKYIQGMAAEDITIDAITIQNEPENPYNNPSMVMTAEQQKTFIRDYLGPTFQAENIATKIILFDHNLDHPEYPISILNDAATKSYIDGSAFHLYEGKIDNMSLVHNAHPDKNVYFTEQWIQAPGDFYSDIRWHIRELIVGAPRNWSKTVLEWNLAADPNNNPHTDGGCTECLGAITIDGNTVERNPAYYIIAHASKFVPAGSVRIESNYSTEFPNVAYKTPEDNIVVIVLNNSDTQKTFNLNTPQEPITAILPAGSVGTFVW
- a CDS encoding glycoside hydrolase family 30 beta sandwich domain-containing protein, with translation MMIKKFILGLTGILLASCANNVDSTKTNSNTESKTKNSEVFTPTQATLYTTAENTTLRLSNQGVSSFTEATQPLETDIAVFVNPNKSFQSFIGIGGAITDASAEVFAKLSADKQNELLNAYYSEDGINYNIIRTSIHSSDFGSKSYTYIEEGDADLNTFSIEADRKFRIPMIKRATALIGDDLIFYASPWSPPAFMKTNKNMLQGGKLLPEYNQNWANYYVKFIEAYEAEGIPVWGVTLQNEPMATQRWESCIYTAEEERDFLKNYLGPTFEKAGLGDKNIVVWDHNRDLISHRANVIFEDPEASKYAWGIGFHWYETWTGGDAKYDNLRSINESFPDKNLLFTEGCQEKFDATAYQRWSNAERYGNSMINDFNHGTVGWTDWNILLDHTGGPNHVQNFCFAPIHADTRTNELIYTPTYYYIGHFSKFIQPGAKRISTTTSRSTIESTSFQNPDGKIVTVVMNKTEAPIDYKLIVGTHEITYKILPHAIQSLIY
- a CDS encoding T9SS type A sorting domain-containing protein, which translates into the protein MKNNYVNYLVAFFVLLSYQTFSQVDVTFKVDMSAETVSADGVHVVGSINGWNTTSNPLTQEGSTSIYSATIQVNPGWHEFKYLNGNAWGTEETANLPCAASNGNRFLYINESGEAVNLTPVPFGGCNDASTGFTTTFNIDLSSESSISENGVHMAGSLNGWSTDNLQLINHTGSIYSVELRLPTPSDYPVTYEYKYLNGNVWGTDETPDASCEYVAENNRLITVTSSGSVINDVFNACSTVLGLETVNGTNPLRLVYHKNTRSIEFLNLDTTSNITSIRVFDINGRLIKNMQQVETLSDESISFQSDTNGIYFVQITNNSSSTVQKIIVY